A single genomic interval of Aureliella helgolandensis harbors:
- a CDS encoding fumarylacetoacetate hydrolase family protein — protein MKLAKLLNDAGNPCVGRVSDSSVEVIDLSAGNFTCLSALLAAPDVLAAAEALPATGEQFSIQDARLLPPIDQQEVWAAGVTYKRSQTARMEESEAAASCYDRVYNSPRPEIFFKATPHRVRGHGDALRIREDSAWNVPEPELTLVLSPKLKIVGFTIGNDMSSRDIEGDNPLYLPQAKMYDQCCGLGPWITLTASMPAKEDIEIDLKITRDGKIVFDQATRATEMARTFEDLLSWLGRDNSFPAGAFLLTGTGIVPNSDFTLAPRDQVNISISGIGTLSNSIVQG, from the coding sequence ATGAAGTTGGCAAAACTGTTAAATGACGCTGGAAATCCTTGCGTTGGTCGTGTCTCCGATTCTTCCGTTGAAGTCATTGACCTGTCCGCGGGAAATTTTACGTGCTTGTCGGCACTGCTGGCGGCGCCCGATGTACTGGCGGCGGCCGAAGCCCTGCCCGCAACGGGGGAGCAGTTTTCGATTCAGGATGCACGTCTTTTGCCCCCAATTGACCAGCAAGAGGTGTGGGCTGCAGGGGTCACCTACAAACGCAGTCAGACCGCGCGAATGGAAGAGTCGGAAGCAGCCGCCTCGTGTTACGACCGGGTCTACAATTCGCCACGGCCTGAAATCTTTTTCAAAGCCACACCACATCGCGTACGCGGGCACGGTGACGCCCTGCGCATTCGCGAAGACTCCGCTTGGAATGTACCCGAGCCCGAACTGACACTCGTACTTTCGCCCAAATTGAAGATTGTCGGTTTTACGATCGGCAACGATATGAGCTCGCGGGACATCGAGGGGGATAACCCACTCTATCTTCCTCAAGCCAAAATGTACGACCAATGCTGTGGCCTGGGCCCCTGGATTACGTTGACTGCCAGTATGCCGGCCAAAGAAGACATCGAAATCGATTTGAAAATCACGCGAGACGGCAAAATCGTGTTTGACCAAGCGACCCGAGCTACCGAGATGGCACGAACTTTTGAAGATTTACTTTCCTGGCTTGGCCGAGACAACAGTTTTCCAGCAGGAGCGTTTTTGTTGACCGGGACCGGGATTGTGCCCAACAGCGATTTCACCCTAGCGCCCCGCGATCAGGTCAATATCTCGATCTCAGGGATTGGTACGCTGAGCAACTCGATCGTTCAAGGCTGA